One Aquarana catesbeiana isolate 2022-GZ linkage group LG11, ASM4218655v1, whole genome shotgun sequence genomic window carries:
- the NOB1 gene encoding RNA-binding protein NOB1: MAASVVQHVVADSGAFLRNAALQDIGAHIYTVREVVSEIRDKATRRRLAVLPYELLFREPKPDTVQLVTEFSKKTGDYGSLSAIDIKVLALAYQLEAEHVGRDHIRTEPTSKISISTTVRHPEAPVNVAGFHFPSKSAGKKDGSVNSPVVEEKKNDTTPENKEFDSFLFWRSPLPSIEDDLVELMNAQAVSVIANPEPVMSPDNTEKSPGTSGDEEEEGDHHDEDDDGGGWITPGNIKQIQQDMGVREAPDNVVVGCLTTDFAMQNILIQMGLHVLSVDGMLIRQTRNYILRCHGCFKTTSDMSKKFCPHCGNMTLKKVAVSVDEDGGQHMHFSRNPKVLNTRGMRHSLPAPQGGKHAANPQLVEDQNFPQQRLSKKARSKTDVFNPDYIAGASPFVENDIYSRAANLNIKDGAQGAGRRRVNPNASRKKGVKKR, from the exons ATGGCGGCGTCCGTGGTGCAGCACGTTGTTGCGGATTCCGGGGCTTTCCTGAGGAATGCGGCGCTCCAG GATATCGGCGCTCATATCTACACGGTGCGGGAGGTGGTGAGCGAGATCCGGGACAAGGCCACCAGGAGGCGGCTGGCCGTGCTGCCCTACGAGCTGCTCTTCCGGGAGCCCAAACCGGACACCGTACAGCTGG TGACGGAATTTTCAAAGAAGACCGGAGACTATGGCAGCCTGTCCGCCATCGACATCAAGGTTCTGGCTCTCGCTTACCAGCTTGAGGCTGAGCATGTCGGCCGGGATCACATCCGGACAGAACCGACTAGTAAG atctCCATCAGCACTACAGTTCGGCACCCAGAAGCTCCGGTTAACGTGGCCGGCTTCCACTTCCCATCCAAG TCTGCAGGTAAGAAGGACGGCTCAGTGAACTCCCCGGTGGTGGAGGAGAAGAAGAATGATACTACTCCGGAGAACAAAGAGTTTGATTCTTTCCTCTTTTGGAGGAGCCCCTTGCCCAGTATAGAGGATGATTTGGTAGAACTGATG AATGCCCAGGCCGTGTCAGTAATTGCCAACCcggagccagtgatgtcaccagacaACACGGAGAAGTCACCCGGCACATCTGGGGATGAAGAAGAGGAGGGCGATCACCATGATGAAGACGATGATGGAGGAGGTTGGATTACACCTGGAAACATCAAACAAATCCAGCAGGACATGGGAGTCCGCGAGGCTCCGGATAATGTGGTCGTCGGCTGCTTGACTACGGACTTTGCTATGCAG AACATCCTCATCCAAATGGGACTCCATGTCTTGTCTGTAGATGGAATGCTGATCCGCCAGACCAGAAATTACATACTGCGTTGTCATGGCTGTTTCAA GACAACTTCTGACATGTCCAAAAAATTCTGTCCTCATTGCGGGAATATGACCCTGAAGAAAGTGGCCGTGTCTGTGGATGAGGATGGCGGCCAGCACATGCATTTCTCCAGGAACCCCAAGGTCCTGAACACCCGGGGCATGAGG CATTCCTTGCCCGCTCCTCAGGGAGGAAAACACGCAGCAAACCCGCAGTTAGTGGAGGATCAGAATTTCCCCCAGCAGCGTCTCTCCAAAAAGGCGCGGTCCAAGACCGACGTCTTCAACCCGGATTACATCGCCGGAGCTTCACCCTTCGTGGAAAACGACATCTACAGCCGCGCCGCCAACCTAAACATCAAAGACGGGGCTCAGGGAGCCGGCCGCCGCCGGGTGAATCCCAACGCCTCCAGGAAAAAGGGGGTGAAGAAGAGATGA